The Sesamum indicum cultivar Zhongzhi No. 13 unplaced genomic scaffold, S_indicum_v1.0 scaffold00173, whole genome shotgun sequence genome window below encodes:
- the LOC105179574 gene encoding uncharacterized protein LOC105179574 → MGFVDDLLLFCRANTASVRVFKSGLDRFADWSGLRLNVEKSHIIISRSAQNIREELLAVLGFQEGHLPMRYLGLSLISSRLSIADCQPLLSKIDTRINGWEGLALSYAGRVQIIKSVLMAMGVYWASAYILPKGVIKNIEKRLRAFLWRVIRCDRTSIWVEWLRHGRLRDDSIWTIPENRGPWGWRKMLRLRDWLRSVVEYRIGDGSDFFLWKDPWHHLGPLLDRFPRGPNSLGLHESTMLSSVICEGHWHWPLITDMECVEITHVLPRIHGGTDCIIWKRLEWETHYPGVLSGYDTSRTESRLDFTTFGFFKDPATFVYPLASYPGEARNDG, encoded by the exons ATGGGGTTTGTTGATGACTTACTCCTATTCTGCCGGGCCAATACTGCATCTGTTCGGGTCTTCAAATCCGGATTAGATAGATTTGCTGATTGGTCGGGGTTACGCCTCAATGTTGAAAAAAGCCACATCATCATATCCCGATCAGCCCAGAATATACGAGAGGAGCTACTTGCGGTGTTGGGGTTTCAGGAAGGCCacttaccgatgaggtatctgggtctATCATTGATCTCTTCTCGATTATCTATCGCCGACTGCCAACCATTACTGAGTAAGATCGATACACGGATCAATGGTTGGGAGGGATTGGCACTATCATATGCCGGCagggtacaaatcattaagtCTGTTCTTATGGCTATGGGTGTCTATTGGGCTTCAGCttatattttgccaaaagGTGTCATTAAAAACATTGAGAAGCGATTGCGAGCCTTCTTATGGAGAG TCATCCGATGTGATAGGACTTCTATTTGGGTCGAGTGGCTGCGGCATGGCAGACTTCGAGATGATTCGATATGGACTATCCCGGAGAATCGTGGAccatggggatggagaaaaatgTTGAGGTTGAGAGACTGGTTACGCTCAGTGGTGGAATATCGCATTGGCGATGgaagtgattttttcttatggaAGGATCCCTGGCATCACCTTGGGCCCCTCCTTGACAGATTTCCGCGGGGACCCAACAGTCTGGGATTGCATGAGTCTACCATGCTAAGCTCGGTTATCTGTGAGGGTCATTGGCACTGGCCATTGATCACGGACATGGAATGCGTGGAGATTACACACGTGCTGCCTCGCATCCATGGGGGTACAGATTGTATTATATGGAAAAGGCTCGAGTGGGAAACCCACTACCCAGGAGTTCTATCGGGCTATGATACCagcaggaccgaaagtaggttggatttcactactttcgggttctttaAAGATCCCGCGACATTTGTTTATCCTTTGGCTAGCTATCCTGGAGAAGCTCGCaacgacggataa